Sequence from the Thermovirga sp. genome:
TCTTGAGATCCGCCGAGTACTCCGCCAGGTCCGCTTGGGTTTTGCCCTCCACCCTCGCCACGATAACGGGCTGGGTGTTCGACGCCCTGACCAGGCCCCACCCCCTGGGGTAGAGGATCCTCACGCCGTCCACGGTGATGGCTTCGTGATCTTTCAGGGCGTTATCCCTGATATGGTCTACCA
This genomic interval carries:
- a CDS encoding phosphomannomutase, yielding VDHIRDNALKDHEAITVDGVRILYPRGWGLVRASNTQPVIVARVEGKTQADLAEYSADLKRRILEAGVEDFTWEH